Proteins encoded in a region of the Flavobacteriaceae bacterium HL-DH10 genome:
- a CDS encoding Gfo/Idh/MocA family oxidoreductase: MSSNRRDFLKKAAVGGVGLAFTGGITSASAKSYSRIIGANDRIQIAIQGLGRRWGAYIEAITDKANNVELVYLCDVMKSQREKAVAHISKSIDYIPKTENDIRVILDDKRVDAIFMATPDHWHAPGACMAMQADKHVYLEKPCSHNPREGELLVAYQKKYNKIIQMGNQQRSSLESSEIIKDIHNGIIGTAYKAVAFYTNSRGEVPIPIKAAPPAGLDWDLYQGPSPRKEYMHDTWDYNWHWYGWDFGTAETGNNATHELDIARWALNVDYPEFVDVYSGKFQYPNDGWEMYDTMEATFKFPNNKVIQWDGQSRNGYDKYGAGRGTIIYGSEGSVFIDRNGYKLFDLKGKLVRDKILLGGEDGVALGGGGGLSTRHSVNFFQAIREKEILTSPIEQGVVSQMLTHYANISSRIGKSFEVDDVTGRIYDRDAMKLWSRTYEPGWEIKPV; encoded by the coding sequence ATGAGTTCAAATAGAAGAGATTTTTTAAAAAAAGCCGCAGTAGGTGGCGTTGGACTAGCTTTTACGGGAGGCATTACAAGTGCATCTGCTAAAAGCTATTCGCGAATAATTGGAGCAAATGACAGAATTCAAATTGCCATTCAAGGATTGGGAAGACGATGGGGGGCTTATATTGAAGCCATTACGGATAAAGCGAATAACGTTGAACTCGTTTATTTATGTGATGTCATGAAAAGTCAACGTGAAAAAGCAGTTGCACACATTTCGAAATCCATTGATTATATCCCTAAAACAGAAAACGATATACGAGTTATTTTAGATGACAAAAGAGTAGACGCTATCTTTATGGCTACACCCGATCATTGGCATGCACCTGGTGCTTGCATGGCTATGCAAGCAGACAAACATGTATACCTAGAAAAACCCTGCAGCCACAACCCCAGAGAGGGCGAATTACTTGTTGCATATCAAAAAAAGTATAACAAGATTATTCAAATGGGTAACCAACAACGTTCTTCTTTAGAATCATCTGAAATAATTAAAGATATTCATAACGGAATAATAGGAACTGCCTATAAAGCAGTTGCTTTTTACACGAATTCCAGAGGAGAAGTTCCCATTCCAATAAAAGCTGCACCACCAGCAGGATTAGATTGGGATTTATATCAAGGGCCATCTCCGCGGAAAGAATACATGCACGATACTTGGGATTATAATTGGCATTGGTATGGATGGGATTTTGGAACAGCTGAAACAGGAAACAATGCCACTCACGAGTTGGACATTGCTCGTTGGGCATTAAATGTTGATTACCCAGAATTTGTAGATGTCTATTCAGGTAAATTCCAATACCCAAATGATGGCTGGGAAATGTATGATACCATGGAAGCGACTTTTAAATTTCCTAATAATAAAGTGATTCAGTGGGATGGACAAAGCAGAAATGGCTATGATAAATATGGTGCTGGAAGAGGTACTATAATTTATGGCTCTGAAGGATCTGTTTTTATTGATAGAAATGGTTATAAATTATTCGACTTAAAAGGAAAATTGGTTAGAGATAAAATCTTACTAGGTGGTGAAGACGGTGTCGCTCTTGGCGGTGGCGGAGGTCTTTCTACCAGGCACTCAGTAAACTTTTTTCAAGCTATTAGAGAAAAAGAAATATTAACTTCTCCTATCGAACAAGGTGTTGTTAGTCAAATGTTAACACATTATGCTAACATTTCATCAAGAATTGGCAAGTCTTTTGAAGTGGATGATGTTACAGGCAGAATATATGATCGTGACGCCATGAAATTATGGTCTAGAACGTACGAACCAGGCTGGGAGATAAAACCAGTTTAA
- a CDS encoding NADP-dependent glyceraldehyde-3-phosphate dehydrogenase, translated as MNTTFFDIPEAYKIETLLHQTTYLSDGELKAWEGETAEVYSTISSTENYKPTLLGTIPQLGEKEALGVLNSSLAAYDKGQGLWPTMKVIDRIACMEKFVEQMKTKREEVVKLLMWEIGKNLPDSEKEFDRTVDYIYDTIEAYKQIDRDSAKFEKNDGVYAHIRRGPLGVVLCLGPYNYPLNETFTLLIPALIMGNPVIFKPAKLGVLLISPLLEAFQNSFPKGVVNIVYGRGRVLATPIMKSGKVDVLALIGNSKSANALQSQHPKGNRLRMVLGLEAKNPAIVLPDADLDLAVDECIAGTLSFNGQRCTALKVLYVHESVVEEFNRRFSYKVDQLKFGNPWDDGSKLTPLPEEDKPAYIQELIDDAKEKGAHILNKKGGETTENFIFPAVLYPVTKNMRVFEEEQFGPVIPIVSFSDIEEPLHDMAESNYGQQVSLFGKNVQTLSPLIDTLVNLVCRVNLNSSCQRGPDVYPFTGRKDSAFSTLSVYDALRSFSIRTFVASKDNAYNNAILSELLDKKTSNFISTDYIL; from the coding sequence ATGAATACTACTTTTTTTGATATTCCAGAAGCATATAAAATAGAAACACTTTTACATCAAACGACTTATTTATCTGATGGTGAATTAAAAGCATGGGAAGGTGAAACCGCTGAGGTGTATTCTACAATTTCCTCAACAGAAAATTATAAGCCAACATTATTAGGAACGATACCTCAGTTAGGAGAAAAGGAAGCGCTAGGAGTTTTAAATTCTTCGTTAGCAGCATATGATAAAGGTCAAGGTTTATGGCCAACAATGAAAGTTATTGATAGAATTGCTTGCATGGAAAAGTTTGTTGAACAAATGAAAACTAAGCGAGAAGAAGTAGTGAAACTTTTAATGTGGGAAATTGGTAAAAATCTTCCAGATTCTGAAAAAGAGTTTGATAGAACAGTAGATTATATTTACGATACTATTGAAGCTTATAAACAAATAGATAGAGATTCAGCAAAATTTGAAAAAAATGATGGTGTTTATGCACACATTCGTAGAGGGCCATTGGGCGTAGTGTTGTGCTTAGGTCCATATAATTATCCGCTTAACGAAACTTTTACTTTGCTTATTCCAGCATTAATTATGGGTAATCCTGTAATTTTCAAACCAGCAAAATTAGGCGTTTTATTAATTTCACCATTATTAGAAGCGTTTCAAAATAGCTTTCCTAAAGGCGTTGTAAATATTGTTTATGGTAGAGGAAGGGTTCTGGCTACGCCAATAATGAAATCTGGAAAAGTAGATGTGCTAGCTTTAATAGGTAACAGTAAATCTGCTAATGCTTTACAGTCACAACATCCAAAAGGAAATAGACTCCGTATGGTTTTGGGCTTAGAGGCAAAAAATCCAGCAATTGTTTTACCTGACGCCGATTTAGATTTAGCTGTAGATGAATGTATTGCCGGTACTTTATCTTTTAACGGGCAGCGTTGTACGGCATTAAAAGTATTGTACGTTCATGAGTCTGTAGTTGAGGAGTTTAATAGACGTTTTTCTTATAAAGTAGATCAGCTTAAATTTGGTAATCCATGGGATGATGGTTCTAAATTAACACCATTACCAGAAGAAGACAAGCCAGCTTATATTCAAGAATTGATAGATGATGCCAAAGAAAAAGGAGCTCATATTCTAAATAAAAAAGGAGGAGAAACTACCGAGAATTTTATTTTTCCAGCAGTTTTATATCCTGTTACCAAGAATATGAGAGTTTTTGAAGAAGAGCAATTTGGACCAGTAATACCTATAGTTTCTTTTAGTGATATTGAAGAACCATTACATGATATGGCAGAATCAAATTACGGACAACAAGTAAGTTTGTTTGGGAAAAATGTACAAACGCTATCGCCACTTATTGATACTTTGGTAAATTTAGTATGTAGAGTTAATTTAAATAGTTCTTGTCAACGTGGTCCAGATGTGTATCCATTTACAGGACGAAAAGACTCTGCATTTAGCACCTTAAGTGTTTACGATGCATTACGTTCATTTTCTATTAGAACTTTTGTAGCGTCAAAGGATAATGCTTACAATAATGCTATATTAAGTGAGTTGCTAGACAAGAAAACATCAAACTTTATAAGCACTGATTATATTCTGTAA
- a CDS encoding DUF1080 domain-containing protein has translation MNFTGFKATSQVLENGWVSLFNGNDLTGWKQLNGTAEYKVNNGEIIGITKTNTPNSFLCTEKKYSDFILEFDVLLDPTINSGVQFRSNSSNDYKEGKVHGYQFELDPSDRAFSGGIYDESRRGWIYPLALNPKGRHAFKNGIWNSCRIEAIGNSIRTWINGIQCSNLVDDVTPSGFIALQVHSIGSDKNHAGKKIKWKNIKIKSINLENDSWAVDPDVKEISYLINKLTKNEENKGWRLLWDGKTNNGWKGAKLDHFPKSGWEIKDGELTILATNGAESTGPGDIITENIFSSFELELEFKITEGANSGIKYFVDPELNKGPGSAIGCEFQILDDKNHPDAKMGVNGNRTIGSLYDLIAAENLSTPGRDKQFKGIGKWNKARIIVKGSKVEHWLNDEKVIKYDRSSQMFRGLVAYSKYKNWFKFGQWPSGHILLQDHGNTVHYRSIKVRELN, from the coding sequence ATGAATTTTACGGGATTTAAAGCCACTTCACAAGTTTTAGAAAACGGATGGGTTTCTCTTTTTAATGGCAATGATTTAACAGGCTGGAAACAGCTTAATGGAACTGCCGAATACAAAGTGAATAATGGTGAAATTATTGGCATTACAAAAACCAATACTCCAAATAGTTTTTTATGTACTGAAAAAAAATATAGCGATTTCATTTTAGAATTTGATGTTTTATTAGACCCTACTATTAATTCAGGTGTTCAGTTTAGGTCAAATAGTAGTAATGATTATAAAGAAGGTAAAGTACATGGATATCAATTTGAGTTAGATCCAAGTGATCGTGCTTTTAGTGGAGGTATTTATGATGAGTCAAGGAGAGGCTGGATTTACCCTCTGGCTTTAAACCCAAAAGGCCGCCACGCATTTAAAAATGGCATTTGGAATAGCTGTAGAATTGAAGCTATAGGGAATTCTATTAGAACTTGGATTAATGGCATACAATGTTCTAATTTAGTAGATGACGTAACACCCTCTGGCTTTATTGCATTGCAAGTACATAGTATAGGATCTGACAAAAATCATGCTGGAAAAAAAATTAAATGGAAGAACATTAAAATTAAAAGCATTAATTTAGAAAATGATAGTTGGGCTGTTGATCCAGATGTAAAAGAAATAAGTTATTTAATTAATAAGTTAACTAAAAACGAAGAAAACAAGGGGTGGCGATTGCTTTGGGATGGTAAAACCAATAATGGATGGAAAGGTGCCAAACTTGATCATTTTCCAAAATCTGGCTGGGAAATAAAAGACGGTGAATTAACTATTTTGGCTACCAATGGTGCTGAGTCAACAGGTCCTGGAGATATTATTACTGAGAACATTTTTAGTAGTTTTGAATTGGAATTAGAGTTTAAAATTACGGAAGGCGCCAATAGTGGTATAAAATATTTTGTTGATCCTGAACTTAATAAAGGACCTGGATCTGCTATTGGGTGTGAATTTCAAATATTAGATGACAAGAACCATCCAGATGCAAAAATGGGAGTTAATGGTAATAGAACCATTGGATCTCTGTACGATTTGATAGCAGCAGAAAATCTATCAACACCAGGAAGAGACAAACAATTTAAAGGTATCGGTAAATGGAACAAAGCTAGAATTATTGTTAAAGGATCAAAAGTTGAACACTGGCTTAACGATGAAAAAGTAATAAAATATGATAGATCGTCTCAAATGTTTAGAGGTCTTGTTGCATATAGTAAATATAAAAATTGGTTTAAATTTGGTCAATGGCCAAGTGGGCATATATTACTTCAAGACCATGGAAACACAGTGCACTATAGAAGTATAAAAGTTAGAGAGTTAAATTAA